In Actinoplanes derwentensis, the following proteins share a genomic window:
- a CDS encoding AMP-binding protein codes for MLAERVHVHAKRHPTRLAVVSGRDQLTYADLDTRVSRLARCLRERGIGRGALVGIYLDRGVEVIVGLLAALRAGAAYTVIEPSGVVAESAGRLASAAPAIVLTSAAHAAEFSLRVLPTLGPGADGVDAAPPQRPEPAPELDDVAYVLYTSGSTAMPKGVMVSHANLRHYTESLRDALGITEPLHYAHVTTLAADLGNTGLFLALWTGGTLHLVDDLTRRDPAGLLGYLQAERIDVLKTTPSHWAAVSSIVGGPGVARPALRYLLLGGEVLTQTLALRILASGVTGVLINHYGPTEATVGVATYAMRSPADVNALDGFESVPIGTALGSNRLMVQADDGTLQELDAVGELIVAGPSVALGYRVDLESTAAVFGVEDGRRSYRTGDRVRVDARGIIEFLGRADRQVKIGGYRIELPHVEAGLRQLPGVTGAIAFRLERRRPMLVAAVTVADLAFGRDDQRGALAVLLPPYMIPDRIEILAEFPRTANGKTDANAVRRLVEERLAAPETSERNNGDPVLADVRAVWRRYLGHDAFGNDDDFSAIGGSSLDAIQVIGDLQNLGYRVSASVFFGNATPAALAAEMAITADGETDAALHGPAVSGTVLSPAQQWFFAQRFAQPDRWNQAILLDIAPEVRPAELAAAIRDTVERHPMLRTAFRVTPQPERVEVAPSFELTESALPDEDDATTAHIRATAAARQDELRLADGSVFKAHLFRGDRTAHLLLIGHHLCVDAVSWRIMVDDICRGYRARLAGTGPATGPVGVDMGTWAAHLHEHAPDLWADLTAWKGVERSRAAVTAGDDNLERDASAVWWAMSRAETDALTRAAAASGTTAHVALLGAFAHALAVCGGQHEMVIDVESHGRISFDDRIDVSLLVGWLTSTFPVRVDVVADDPRAAVKSAAAALDGVPNLGVAYALHRRPRRAAVCFNHLGAFTLPYDDPLRPRLSRYPIGPVRGPANDRTYDLKLTSRLHDGHLVVEQSYSSRRHSDDEMRRLAGTTRALLLEVSGSSERPARLVIERESTVGLLAQVPRELDLAPPARVRREYGAVLLTGATGFIGAHLLHLLLTRTSGRIYCLVRDAGGQPAAERLRQAYDWYALGPGLDSYADRVTVLAADLTEPDLGLTASQYRRLSREVEAIYHLAAETRLFGDRDTFTRQNTRPVAELIRLAGTGQPKDLHHLSTLAVCGRGGRDRPVAFTEHDLDVGQEFLNEYERSKFDAERLVHDFAAHGGAGFVYRTGNVTGHSVTGRFQRNAGDNRMVQLLRAAVAIGRVPEAHGHHVALSPVDMVAMGVLEISRSERVRSGTFHVDIVHAVSYSDIFAALRDLGCAIEPDCAADFTTLFEPYLATGDEALRLAHFWAARPARNVRYDHAWTRRLLDELQVRFPAPTGRWLRVYFGGLIERGYIDVERRGPRYG; via the coding sequence ATGCTAGCGGAACGGGTACATGTACACGCCAAGCGCCATCCGACCCGACTCGCCGTCGTTTCCGGCAGGGACCAGCTGACCTACGCAGACCTGGACACGAGGGTGTCCCGGCTGGCCCGGTGCCTGCGTGAGCGCGGTATCGGCCGCGGCGCGCTAGTCGGGATCTACCTCGACCGGGGAGTCGAAGTCATTGTCGGGCTGCTCGCCGCGCTGCGGGCGGGCGCGGCGTACACGGTCATCGAACCGTCGGGCGTGGTGGCAGAGTCCGCCGGTCGCCTTGCTTCGGCCGCGCCGGCCATCGTCCTGACAAGCGCCGCCCATGCCGCCGAGTTCAGCCTGCGCGTCCTGCCCACGCTCGGCCCCGGCGCGGACGGCGTCGATGCTGCGCCGCCGCAACGGCCGGAACCGGCGCCGGAACTCGACGACGTCGCCTACGTGCTCTACACGTCGGGCTCGACGGCAATGCCCAAGGGCGTGATGGTCTCGCATGCCAACCTGCGCCACTACACCGAGTCACTGCGGGACGCCCTTGGCATCACCGAGCCGCTGCATTACGCCCATGTCACCACGCTCGCCGCCGACCTGGGCAACACCGGCCTCTTCCTTGCCCTCTGGACCGGCGGCACGCTGCACCTGGTCGACGATCTCACCCGCCGGGACCCGGCCGGTCTGCTCGGCTATCTGCAGGCCGAGCGCATCGACGTGTTGAAGACGACGCCCTCACACTGGGCGGCCGTCTCCAGCATCGTCGGGGGCCCAGGTGTCGCCCGGCCAGCCCTGCGGTACCTGCTGCTCGGCGGGGAGGTCCTCACGCAAACCCTCGCCCTCCGAATTCTCGCCTCCGGCGTGACCGGCGTGCTGATCAACCACTACGGGCCGACGGAGGCCACTGTCGGCGTGGCCACGTACGCGATGCGCAGCCCGGCCGACGTAAACGCGCTGGACGGCTTTGAGTCAGTGCCGATCGGCACCGCGCTCGGCTCCAATCGCCTGATGGTGCAGGCCGACGACGGAACGCTGCAGGAGCTCGATGCCGTCGGTGAGCTGATCGTCGCCGGGCCGTCGGTCGCGCTTGGCTACCGCGTCGACCTGGAGTCAACGGCGGCGGTGTTCGGCGTGGAGGACGGCCGCCGTAGCTATCGCACCGGCGACCGCGTCCGCGTCGACGCCCGGGGCATCATCGAGTTCCTGGGCCGCGCCGACCGTCAGGTCAAGATCGGCGGATACCGGATTGAGCTGCCCCACGTCGAGGCCGGTCTACGCCAACTGCCCGGCGTGACTGGCGCGATCGCCTTCCGCCTGGAACGCCGTCGCCCGATGCTGGTCGCCGCCGTGACCGTGGCCGATCTGGCCTTCGGCCGCGACGACCAGCGCGGCGCGCTGGCCGTCCTGCTACCGCCCTATATGATCCCCGATCGCATCGAGATACTCGCCGAGTTCCCTCGCACTGCCAACGGCAAGACCGACGCCAACGCGGTCCGCCGTCTTGTCGAGGAGCGCCTGGCCGCGCCGGAGACAAGCGAGCGCAACAACGGCGATCCGGTGCTGGCCGACGTCCGCGCGGTCTGGCGGCGGTACCTCGGCCACGACGCCTTCGGCAATGACGACGACTTCAGCGCGATCGGCGGCAGTTCCCTCGACGCCATCCAGGTGATCGGCGACCTGCAGAATCTCGGGTACCGAGTCAGCGCCTCGGTCTTCTTCGGGAACGCGACCCCGGCCGCACTTGCGGCCGAGATGGCCATAACGGCCGACGGTGAGACCGACGCCGCTCTGCACGGCCCAGCGGTCTCCGGGACCGTGCTCTCCCCCGCCCAGCAATGGTTCTTTGCGCAGCGGTTCGCTCAGCCCGACCGCTGGAACCAGGCGATCCTGCTCGACATCGCCCCCGAGGTCCGTCCGGCGGAGCTGGCCGCCGCGATCCGGGACACGGTCGAGCGGCATCCCATGCTGCGCACCGCGTTCCGGGTCACACCACAGCCCGAACGGGTCGAGGTAGCGCCGTCGTTCGAGCTGACCGAGTCGGCGCTGCCAGACGAGGACGACGCGACGACAGCGCATATCCGGGCCACCGCCGCCGCCCGGCAGGACGAACTGCGGCTGGCCGACGGCAGCGTCTTCAAGGCGCATCTGTTCCGTGGCGACCGGACCGCCCACCTGCTGCTGATCGGCCACCACCTCTGCGTCGACGCCGTCTCCTGGCGCATCATGGTCGACGATATCTGCCGCGGATATCGGGCGCGGCTCGCCGGCACGGGGCCGGCGACCGGGCCGGTGGGGGTCGACATGGGCACGTGGGCCGCCCATCTGCACGAGCATGCGCCCGACCTGTGGGCCGACCTCACCGCCTGGAAGGGTGTCGAACGGTCGCGCGCTGCCGTCACTGCCGGCGACGATAATCTCGAACGAGACGCGTCCGCGGTCTGGTGGGCGATGTCCCGGGCCGAGACCGACGCGCTGACCCGAGCAGCCGCCGCGTCCGGGACCACGGCCCACGTCGCGCTGCTCGGCGCGTTCGCCCACGCGCTGGCCGTCTGCGGCGGCCAGCACGAGATGGTCATCGACGTGGAGAGCCACGGCCGGATCTCGTTCGACGACCGGATCGATGTCTCACTGCTGGTCGGCTGGCTCACCTCGACGTTCCCGGTCCGGGTCGACGTGGTGGCCGACGACCCGCGGGCCGCGGTGAAGTCGGCCGCGGCGGCGCTGGACGGCGTGCCGAATCTGGGGGTGGCCTATGCTCTGCACCGGCGTCCGCGTCGGGCCGCCGTGTGCTTCAACCACCTCGGCGCGTTCACGCTGCCCTACGACGATCCGCTGCGCCCGCGGCTGTCGCGGTATCCAATCGGTCCGGTGCGCGGGCCGGCCAACGACCGCACGTATGATCTCAAGCTCACCTCCCGGCTGCACGACGGTCATCTAGTGGTCGAGCAGTCCTACAGCTCGCGGCGGCACTCGGACGACGAGATGCGCCGGCTGGCCGGGACGACCCGCGCGCTGCTGCTGGAGGTGTCCGGCAGCAGCGAACGGCCGGCCCGCCTGGTCATCGAGCGCGAGTCGACCGTCGGGCTCCTGGCTCAGGTGCCGCGGGAGCTCGACCTGGCGCCCCCCGCCCGGGTCCGCCGGGAGTACGGCGCCGTGCTGCTCACCGGTGCCACCGGCTTCATCGGTGCCCACCTGCTACACCTGCTGCTGACCCGAACGTCCGGGCGGATCTATTGCCTCGTCCGAGATGCCGGCGGGCAACCGGCGGCCGAGCGGCTGCGGCAGGCCTACGACTGGTACGCGCTCGGCCCAGGCCTGGATTCGTACGCCGACCGGGTGACCGTGCTCGCGGCCGACCTGACGGAGCCTGACCTAGGCCTGACCGCCTCGCAGTACCGCCGGCTGAGCCGTGAAGTCGAGGCTATCTACCACCTGGCCGCCGAAACCCGGCTCTTCGGCGACCGCGACACGTTTACCCGGCAGAATACGCGGCCGGTGGCCGAGCTCATCCGGCTCGCCGGAACCGGGCAACCCAAGGACCTGCACCACTTGTCGACTCTCGCGGTCTGCGGCCGCGGCGGCCGGGACCGTCCGGTGGCCTTCACCGAGCACGATCTCGACGTCGGGCAGGAGTTCCTCAACGAGTACGAGCGCAGCAAGTTCGACGCCGAACGGCTGGTACACGACTTCGCCGCGCATGGCGGTGCCGGTTTCGTCTACCGGACTGGCAACGTTACCGGGCACTCGGTCACTGGGCGATTCCAGCGTAACGCCGGTGACAACCGGATGGTCCAGCTGCTGCGCGCGGCTGTCGCGATCGGTCGCGTGCCGGAGGCTCATGGCCACCATGTCGCCCTAAGCCCGGTCGACATGGTGGCCATGGGCGTCTTGGAGATCTCCCGCAGCGAACGCGTGAGAAGCGGAACGTTCCATGTCGACATCGTGCACGCGGTCAGCTACTCCGACATCTTCGCGGCGCTGCGGGACCTGGGCTGCGCGATCGAGCCGGACTGCGCCGCGGACTTTACGACGCTGTTCGAGCCGTATCTGGCTACCGGCGACGAGGCACTGCGGCTCGCGCACTTCTGGGCGGCTCGGCCGGCTCGCAACGTCCGTTACGACCACGCCTGGACCCGCCGGCTGCTGGATGAGCTGCAGGTGCGGTTCCCAGCGCCGACCGGGCGTTGGCTGCGGGTGTACTTCGGCGGGCTGATCGAACGGGGCTACATCGACGTCGAGAGAAGGGGCCCGCGGTATGGATGA
- a CDS encoding 2OG-Fe(II) oxygenase: MTEAVQVVRTLTNDVAPELTMQTLLQLAGREIAAVHIRGYYPADIAAKVAHKAIDHPALGHYHKQLAGSVGRVYMPHIDTKWDPELTAKYHDAALPAIQDVRSMFHPYLSPVDRVRLELQELWPAGANLLRLRGRPCFVGAFRVFRPNTSELHPHSDAINQETDAPEIEGVVNQLVANIYLQVPDQGGNLLLWLREPTAEETRIILDVEGLDPATLEPPALEIHPDAGDLIIFSPRMLHAVTPGVDEYRVGAAAFIASKGPEQPLVFWS; encoded by the coding sequence ATGACCGAAGCCGTCCAGGTCGTCAGAACCCTGACGAACGACGTCGCCCCCGAGCTGACTATGCAGACCCTGTTGCAGCTGGCTGGCCGCGAGATCGCCGCGGTCCACATCCGCGGCTACTACCCTGCCGACATCGCCGCTAAGGTCGCGCACAAGGCCATCGACCACCCGGCCCTCGGTCACTATCACAAGCAACTCGCCGGTAGCGTCGGCCGTGTCTACATGCCGCACATCGACACCAAGTGGGACCCGGAGCTCACCGCCAAATACCACGACGCAGCGCTACCTGCCATCCAGGACGTGCGCTCGATGTTCCACCCGTACCTGTCGCCGGTCGACCGGGTGCGCCTCGAGCTGCAGGAGCTCTGGCCGGCCGGCGCGAACCTGTTGCGGCTGCGCGGGCGCCCGTGCTTCGTCGGCGCCTTCCGCGTATTCCGGCCAAACACCTCAGAGCTCCACCCCCACAGCGACGCCATCAACCAGGAGACCGACGCGCCAGAGATCGAGGGCGTGGTTAACCAGCTAGTGGCCAACATCTACTTGCAGGTGCCCGACCAGGGCGGCAACCTGCTGCTCTGGCTGCGCGAACCGACGGCGGAGGAGACCCGGATCATACTTGACGTCGAGGGACTCGACCCCGCCACGCTGGAACCGCCCGCGCTGGAGATACACCCTGACGCCGGCGACCTCATAATCTTCAGCCCGCGGATGCTGCACGCTGTGACCCCCGGGGTGGACGAGTACCGCGTCGGCGCGGCCGCCTTCATCGCTTCAAAGGGGCCGGAACAGCCGCTCGTCTTCTGGAGCTGA
- a CDS encoding gamma-glutamyltransferase family protein, with protein MNREKHLAPGGSTWLHTKTEARSRHGMVCARHPLAAAAGCQILRQGGNAVDAAAAASFANGVVQPFANSLGGGGLLVMSGFGDQPRYIDYRYEAPSNSTPDMFTVRSQTLQDPMGWRGVANRENEVGYRAVGVPGSAAGLVAAVEQFGSLALSDVMAPAIELAASGFETDWLGALMQGIHLDELCRFPATAHSMLRDGRFPYRPATVNPADVQRQPLLAETMRGIAEAGASFFYAGGLAQQMSADIMGHGGILDAADLAAYRPRQGTARRTPYRRFEILGADNVSVAPFLFGVLARLDLAGRDPLDPRRIHLIVEAIKRCRTIERRHLGDTLFMDGTWPQLCTPERMDEIADSISPDRASPLTDLDEAGVAGGYPGKQPVEGTTHICATDADGNVVSLTETVLSSYGSRVVTAGGVLLNNAMFAFSPHPGKPNSIAPGKRPLSNMTPIIVSDRSGGPFLCLGATGGQRISTAVAQILSLVVDAGYGIQDAISTPRFDVSVDDVILDSRMPRHVVTDLERRGHSIVLRSEEFTTLHFANACGILRSSDGEYTSGVNPLSMTAAAAY; from the coding sequence ATGAACCGCGAAAAGCATCTGGCCCCGGGCGGCAGTACGTGGCTGCATACAAAAACTGAAGCGCGCTCGCGCCACGGCATGGTGTGCGCACGACATCCGCTTGCCGCGGCGGCCGGCTGCCAGATATTGCGCCAAGGCGGCAACGCCGTCGACGCGGCCGCGGCGGCGTCGTTCGCCAATGGCGTCGTGCAGCCATTCGCAAATTCCCTTGGCGGCGGCGGGCTCCTCGTTATGAGCGGATTCGGCGATCAGCCTCGCTACATCGACTACCGGTACGAGGCACCGTCGAACTCGACGCCCGACATGTTCACCGTTAGGTCGCAGACCCTGCAGGACCCGATGGGCTGGCGTGGCGTGGCGAACCGCGAGAACGAGGTCGGATACCGCGCCGTCGGCGTGCCCGGATCCGCCGCGGGCCTGGTCGCGGCCGTCGAACAGTTCGGGAGCCTCGCCCTGAGTGATGTCATGGCCCCGGCCATCGAACTGGCCGCATCGGGCTTTGAAACCGACTGGCTGGGCGCCCTCATGCAGGGGATCCACCTCGACGAACTGTGCCGGTTCCCCGCCACCGCCCACAGCATGCTCCGCGACGGGCGGTTCCCGTACCGGCCGGCGACGGTAAACCCAGCGGACGTACAACGGCAACCCCTCCTGGCCGAAACCATGCGCGGCATCGCAGAGGCGGGCGCGTCTTTCTTCTACGCGGGCGGGCTCGCACAGCAGATGTCTGCCGACATCATGGGGCATGGGGGCATCTTGGACGCAGCGGACCTTGCCGCCTATCGCCCCCGCCAGGGAACCGCACGACGCACGCCCTACCGAAGATTCGAGATTCTCGGGGCCGACAACGTCAGCGTCGCACCGTTCCTGTTTGGCGTGCTCGCACGGCTTGACCTCGCCGGCCGGGACCCCCTCGACCCGCGGCGCATCCACCTGATCGTCGAGGCGATCAAGCGATGCCGAACGATCGAGCGCCGGCACCTGGGCGATACGCTCTTCATGGACGGCACCTGGCCGCAGCTGTGCACGCCCGAGCGCATGGACGAAATAGCGGACAGTATCAGCCCGGACCGTGCGAGCCCTCTCACCGATCTTGACGAAGCAGGCGTCGCCGGAGGTTATCCGGGCAAGCAGCCGGTAGAGGGCACGACCCACATCTGCGCGACGGACGCCGACGGCAACGTAGTCAGTCTCACCGAGACCGTCCTGAGCAGCTACGGGTCAAGGGTGGTGACCGCCGGCGGCGTGCTGCTGAACAATGCGATGTTCGCCTTCTCGCCGCATCCCGGCAAGCCCAATTCGATCGCGCCCGGAAAGCGACCGCTGTCGAACATGACGCCGATCATCGTTTCCGATCGATCGGGTGGCCCCTTTCTTTGCCTCGGCGCAACCGGTGGTCAGCGCATCTCGACGGCAGTCGCGCAGATACTCAGCCTCGTCGTCGACGCGGGATACGGCATACAGGACGCGATCAGCACCCCGCGTTTCGATGTTTCGGTGGACGATGTCATCTTGGATTCCCGAATGCCCAGACACGTGGTGACGGACCTTGAGCGGCGGGGACATTCAATTGTGCTGAGAAGCGAAGAGTTCACCACGCTACACTTTGCCAATGCGTGCGGAATCCTGCGGTCGTCGGACGGCGAGTACACCTCCGGCGTGAATCCATTGTCGATGACTGCGGCAGCCGCCTACTAG
- a CDS encoding SDR family oxidoreductase, with translation MDEERIAIVTGASSGIGRATAARFARRGLRVVAAARRKDALDQLVAEAAGGPGTIVPVAADMTTPRAAGKLLEAAEREWGPAAVAVLAAGRGLPGTILGSDPLRWAEIIEVNYLSMLEQLRAFGSDFRQRETAAARDIVVIGSTAGRQVSAANPVYGSTKFAVHSLVEALRQEVCGDGVRVTLIEPGFVRSGFQDAAGYDMQWFAAVTEESGPLLVPDDVAATVEFVVDRPAHVHLDDIRLRPTRQRI, from the coding sequence ATGGATGAGGAGCGGATAGCGATCGTCACTGGCGCGTCGTCCGGGATCGGGAGGGCCACGGCCGCCCGCTTCGCACGGCGAGGTCTGCGGGTGGTGGCGGCGGCCCGGCGCAAGGACGCGCTAGACCAACTGGTCGCCGAGGCGGCCGGCGGGCCCGGCACCATCGTGCCAGTGGCGGCCGACATGACTACGCCGAGGGCCGCCGGGAAGCTGCTCGAGGCAGCCGAGCGGGAGTGGGGCCCGGCCGCGGTAGCTGTTCTCGCCGCTGGGCGCGGCCTGCCCGGGACTATCCTCGGGTCTGACCCGTTGCGCTGGGCAGAAATAATCGAGGTGAACTACCTATCCATGCTGGAGCAGCTGCGCGCCTTCGGCTCGGACTTCCGCCAGCGCGAGACGGCGGCTGCGCGGGACATCGTCGTGATCGGATCGACGGCCGGCCGGCAGGTGTCGGCGGCCAACCCGGTCTACGGGTCGACCAAGTTTGCCGTCCACTCGCTCGTCGAGGCACTGCGGCAGGAGGTCTGCGGGGACGGGGTACGGGTGACGTTGATCGAGCCCGGATTCGTCCGATCCGGTTTTCAGGACGCCGCCGGGTATGACATGCAGTGGTTCGCGGCGGTCACGGAGGAGAGTGGTCCACTGCTGGTGCCGGACGACGTGGCCGCGACGGTGGAGTTCGTGGTGGACCGGCCGGCCCATGTGCATCTCGACGACATTCGACTACGTCCCACCCGGCAGAGGATCTGA
- a CDS encoding ImmA/IrrE family metallo-endopeptidase has protein sequence MTLKHGFKANAERTAKRYRQELSLSAADQLDPRALAGHLNVAIVDAATLVPLAELEELERIQAYAFSAATFEVRGRKIIVVNPIRGRGRQNSDIAHELAHIILEHDLSEVRELAGMPFRTCKPDEEEEATALGGTLLLPRDLLISVARRGASIDDIAEKYSVTVEMARFRYNTTGVAKQVATGRSR, from the coding sequence TTGACTCTCAAGCACGGGTTCAAGGCGAACGCGGAACGAACGGCCAAGCGCTATCGCCAGGAACTCTCCCTCTCGGCGGCCGATCAGCTCGACCCGCGCGCCCTCGCCGGCCATCTCAACGTGGCCATCGTCGACGCCGCAACGCTCGTGCCCCTGGCTGAACTTGAAGAACTGGAGCGCATCCAGGCGTACGCCTTCTCGGCGGCGACGTTCGAGGTGCGCGGCCGGAAGATCATCGTCGTCAATCCCATTCGCGGACGCGGCCGGCAGAACAGCGACATCGCCCACGAGCTCGCCCACATCATCCTGGAACACGACCTGTCCGAGGTCCGAGAGCTCGCTGGCATGCCTTTCAGAACCTGCAAGCCGGACGAGGAGGAAGAAGCGACCGCGCTCGGCGGAACGCTCCTGCTTCCGCGCGACCTGCTCATCTCTGTCGCCCGCCGCGGGGCCAGTATCGACGACATCGCTGAAAAGTACTCAGTCACCGTGGAGATGGCCCGGTTCCGGTACAACACGACTGGCGTAGCCAAGCAGGTCGCCACGGGTCGTTCACGCTGA
- a CDS encoding NAD(P)-dependent oxidoreductase: MKTVFVVLPNVLENEAAAEKLHQAFDRIVVASERSVAVSELVDLGSSVDAAVVGVKERIDASVLDKLPNLRAIGSVSAGTDHIDVPAVQSRGVKLVTSGNANSQSVAEHALAMILCIVKRLREGHAASLSGADRAGMVNAPHEFRGMNVGILGAGATAQALLRLLQPFGVNVLVWTRNPASHPEILEYGAENSGLDKIFGTCNVVSIHLPLTDETRRMVDGRLLDKLPKNACVVNVARKDIFDLGQLTETMVDRPDLSLAVDDFGLAGEDFVSRLGDRFLVTPHVAGVTVEAERAMQNIVVDGVIRTFE, translated from the coding sequence ATGAAAACCGTTTTCGTCGTTCTGCCCAACGTTCTGGAGAACGAGGCCGCGGCCGAGAAATTGCATCAAGCATTTGATCGAATTGTCGTCGCCTCGGAACGAAGCGTCGCGGTTTCGGAGCTTGTGGATCTCGGGTCGAGCGTCGATGCAGCCGTGGTCGGCGTCAAAGAACGTATCGACGCATCGGTCCTGGACAAACTACCGAACCTGAGAGCCATCGGGTCCGTCTCGGCCGGGACCGATCACATCGACGTCCCAGCCGTGCAATCGCGCGGGGTGAAGCTGGTGACGTCCGGCAACGCGAATTCGCAATCTGTCGCCGAGCATGCGTTAGCCATGATTCTTTGTATCGTCAAGCGGCTGCGGGAGGGGCATGCCGCGTCGCTTTCTGGCGCCGATCGTGCAGGCATGGTTAACGCGCCGCACGAGTTCCGCGGGATGAATGTAGGCATTCTCGGCGCTGGCGCCACTGCCCAAGCGCTGCTGCGGCTGCTGCAACCATTTGGCGTCAATGTCCTCGTCTGGACCCGCAACCCCGCGAGCCACCCCGAGATTCTTGAGTACGGTGCCGAAAACTCGGGACTGGACAAGATCTTCGGAACCTGTAACGTGGTTTCGATTCATTTGCCCCTGACGGACGAAACTAGGCGCATGGTGGACGGCCGCCTCCTCGACAAGTTGCCTAAGAATGCGTGCGTGGTCAATGTCGCTCGCAAGGACATATTTGACCTCGGCCAGCTGACTGAGACGATGGTCGACCGGCCAGATCTCTCCCTGGCTGTGGATGACTTCGGGCTGGCCGGTGAGGATTTCGTCAGCCGGCTGGGCGACCGCTTTCTCGTCACGCCGCACGTTGCCGGGGTGACCGTGGAGGCCGAGAGAGCAATGCAGAACATTGTGGTTGACGGCGTCATCCGCACGTTTGAGTAA
- a CDS encoding glutamate-cysteine ligase family protein codes for MEPGSSLSRSELRSSFIEAATDAERVGIEVESAILNPVTGASIPYEGSRGIRVYLETIQAQFGGTVCVENGNLLGLGFPDGSSLSLEHGGAIEYSSSPCANATGAVGQTYEMYRRLAAVADELDLALVPGGNFPFTGRSDVSWVPHLRGPIMRGYFRSLGAAGSHGPDIMSRTLSTQVTFDYSDEDDLIDKLGMQSAVSTFATAMFVNSPLESGQVSQSLSRRMDYWAGADARRTGIIPPALTDSLSIDALVDWSMSQPLMYRRHADGRCSVAPTAPFGSLLASGFGDGTYPDVADWRSHLTQVISDVRVRRTLEIRAMDGPSFETFSSVPAFWTGLTYDASARRQAWELVGEFTRDQHTAARLQIAKYGTGATIAGQPIKPFLAELLQLSRQGLTTRVKDGVENPAILTWLDPLFDIVETGRTMAHVCRDLWQNAFSHDVRKYIDFYRVR; via the coding sequence GTGGAACCGGGGTCGTCACTGTCGCGATCTGAACTCAGATCCAGCTTCATCGAGGCGGCCACAGATGCGGAGCGGGTCGGCATCGAGGTTGAAAGCGCGATTCTGAATCCGGTGACTGGCGCGAGCATCCCGTACGAAGGGTCGCGCGGCATTCGCGTCTACCTGGAGACGATTCAGGCACAGTTCGGCGGCACGGTCTGCGTGGAGAACGGCAACCTACTCGGCCTGGGATTTCCCGACGGGTCGAGTCTGTCGCTCGAGCACGGCGGCGCGATCGAGTATTCCTCGAGCCCTTGTGCGAACGCCACCGGCGCGGTCGGGCAAACGTACGAGATGTACCGCCGGCTAGCGGCGGTGGCGGACGAACTCGACCTCGCGCTCGTTCCGGGGGGCAATTTTCCGTTCACTGGACGATCCGATGTCTCCTGGGTGCCCCACCTACGCGGCCCGATCATGCGTGGATACTTTCGCAGCCTGGGGGCGGCCGGCAGCCATGGACCCGACATCATGAGCCGCACCCTTTCGACGCAGGTCACCTTCGACTACTCCGACGAGGATGACCTGATCGATAAGCTTGGCATGCAGTCGGCGGTCTCCACGTTCGCCACGGCGATGTTCGTGAACTCACCACTAGAGAGTGGGCAGGTCTCGCAATCCCTGTCACGACGCATGGATTACTGGGCGGGAGCTGACGCGCGCCGGACAGGGATAATTCCGCCCGCGCTCACCGACAGCCTCAGCATCGACGCGCTTGTGGATTGGAGCATGAGTCAGCCGCTGATGTACCGGCGGCATGCGGATGGACGGTGCTCGGTCGCGCCGACCGCACCGTTCGGCTCACTGCTCGCCTCCGGGTTCGGCGACGGCACATACCCTGACGTGGCTGACTGGCGGTCACACCTCACGCAGGTAATCTCCGACGTCAGGGTTCGCCGGACGCTCGAGATCCGCGCCATGGACGGGCCGTCGTTCGAGACGTTCTCCAGCGTCCCAGCCTTCTGGACCGGGCTGACCTACGATGCCAGCGCGCGGCGTCAGGCGTGGGAGCTGGTCGGTGAATTCACGAGAGATCAGCACACAGCTGCCCGGCTACAGATCGCGAAGTATGGAACCGGCGCGACAATCGCGGGCCAGCCGATCAAGCCCTTTCTCGCCGAGCTCCTGCAGTTGAGCAGACAGGGCCTGACGACGCGGGTCAAGGACGGCGTCGAGAACCCGGCCATCCTCACCTGGCTCGATCCGCTCTTCGACATTGTCGAGACCGGTCGAACGATGGCCCATGTGTGCCGGGATCTATGGCAGAACGCTTTTTCACATGATGTGCGGAAGTACATTGATTTCTATCGCGTGCGCTGA
- a CDS encoding helix-turn-helix domain-containing protein has product MSDKAPPQAASGEIERLDLTRLGAMLRERRGSLSLRQAAADANVSFSTFSRVEGGSQPDLTSFMLLCAWLGVPPSDFFAPIAPREQSSIDAAISHLSSDPRLAPAAAGKIADMLRTMYDALAQNITGPPVVACHLRAASVLRPGVPERLNTMLSTMNSELERLVDSGRL; this is encoded by the coding sequence ATGAGCGACAAGGCCCCTCCTCAAGCCGCCTCCGGAGAGATCGAACGCCTCGACCTGACGCGTCTCGGCGCCATGCTGCGCGAGCGCCGGGGCTCGCTCTCCCTCCGTCAGGCCGCCGCAGACGCCAACGTGAGCTTCAGCACGTTCTCCCGCGTTGAGGGCGGGTCACAGCCCGACCTCACGTCCTTCATGCTTCTGTGCGCGTGGCTCGGCGTGCCTCCGAGCGACTTCTTCGCGCCCATCGCACCGCGCGAGCAAAGCAGCATCGACGCCGCGATCTCCCACCTATCGTCCGATCCGCGACTCGCGCCGGCCGCCGCTGGGAAGATCGCCGACATGCTTCGAACCATGTACGACGCGCTTGCTCAGAACATCACCGGTCCTCCGGTTGTCGCGTGCCATCTGCGTGCAGCCAGCGTCCTTCGCCCCGGAGTTCCCGAGCGCCTGAACACCATGCTGAGCACGATGAACTCGGAGCTTGAACGACTGGTGGACTCGGGAAGACTTTGA